The Herbaspirillum sp. RTI4 genome has a segment encoding these proteins:
- the cphA gene encoding cyanophycin synthetase — MKNIEFLRIMSLRGPNIWTYRSALEVWIDIGELEDCPSDTLPGFNERLTAWLPTLIEHRCSYGERGGFLQRLQEGTWPGHILEHVTLELQNLAGLPGGFGKARETGERGIYKVVVRARHEQVTRTALHIGRDLVMAAIENKPYDLATGIAKLRDMVDSLCLGPSTACIVDAADARRIPSMRLSEGNLVQLGYGARQRRIWTAETDQTTAIGESISRDKNLTKTMLQACGVPIPEGRIVDSPDDAWDAAQDIGLPVVVKPSDANHGRGVFIDLSTRQDIETAYAVALNEGSNVIVERYIRGNEHRMLVVGGKLAAAARGEPTLLHGDGRSTIAQLIAILNTDPRRGDTEEHPFNLVKLDRDPAAQLELARQGLDADSVPEDGREVLLLRSGNIDIDVTDEVHPSVAAAVELAARIVGLDIAGIDLVAEDISRPLAEQRAAIVEVNAGPGLLMHLKPSRGNPRPVGEAIVAHLFAAGENGRIPVVGITGTHGKTTIARLVARIIHLSGKHVGLACGDGLYFAERLADKSNCATWNAGRRVLLNRAVEAAVIENGAESILSDGLAYDRCQVGVIANIGSTVSLPEYYIHNADDMAAKVKRTQIDVVLPSGVAVLNADDTLVVGLAPLCDGEVLYFGIDGNAAVIAAHLAEGKRAVFVRDGSIIQATGKQETVLTRIDAIPLTAGGTVDFQIENVLAAVAAAWALDLPADLIRAGIELFGTEQAAEQITKSKIHAV, encoded by the coding sequence ATGAAAAATATCGAATTTCTCCGCATCATGTCTTTACGCGGACCGAATATCTGGACTTATCGCTCGGCACTGGAAGTATGGATCGACATCGGAGAGCTTGAAGACTGCCCTTCCGACACCCTGCCCGGCTTCAATGAACGACTGACCGCCTGGCTGCCCACCCTGATCGAACACCGTTGCAGCTATGGCGAACGCGGCGGCTTCCTGCAACGTCTGCAAGAAGGAACCTGGCCCGGTCACATTCTGGAACACGTCACGCTCGAACTGCAAAACCTGGCCGGCCTGCCCGGCGGGTTCGGCAAAGCACGCGAAACCGGCGAACGCGGCATCTACAAGGTCGTCGTTCGCGCCCGGCACGAACAAGTCACCCGCACCGCCCTTCACATCGGCCGCGATCTGGTGATGGCCGCCATCGAAAACAAACCCTACGATCTCGCCACCGGCATTGCCAAGCTGCGCGACATGGTGGATTCCCTCTGTCTGGGGCCGAGCACCGCCTGCATCGTCGATGCCGCCGATGCCCGCCGCATCCCTTCCATGCGTTTATCCGAAGGCAACCTGGTGCAACTCGGCTATGGCGCACGCCAGCGCCGCATCTGGACGGCCGAAACCGACCAGACCACCGCCATCGGCGAAAGCATTTCGCGCGACAAGAACCTGACCAAAACCATGCTGCAAGCCTGCGGCGTGCCGATTCCCGAAGGCCGCATCGTCGATAGTCCCGATGACGCCTGGGACGCCGCGCAAGACATCGGCTTGCCGGTCGTGGTCAAACCCTCCGACGCCAACCACGGTCGCGGCGTCTTCATCGACCTCAGCACCCGGCAAGACATAGAAACCGCCTACGCCGTCGCACTCAACGAAGGCAGCAATGTCATCGTCGAACGCTACATCCGCGGCAATGAACACCGCATGCTGGTCGTCGGCGGCAAACTGGCCGCTGCCGCACGCGGCGAACCGACCCTGCTGCACGGCGACGGTCGGTCCACCATCGCGCAACTGATCGCCATCCTCAACACCGACCCGCGTCGCGGCGATACCGAAGAGCATCCCTTCAATCTGGTCAAACTCGACAGAGACCCGGCCGCCCAGCTGGAACTGGCGCGTCAGGGACTGGATGCCGACTCAGTACCGGAAGACGGCAGAGAAGTCCTGCTGCTGCGCAGCGGCAATATCGATATCGACGTCACCGACGAAGTCCACCCCAGCGTTGCTGCTGCGGTGGAACTGGCTGCGCGCATCGTCGGCCTCGACATCGCCGGCATTGATCTGGTTGCTGAAGATATTTCGCGTCCGCTGGCCGAACAACGCGCTGCCATCGTCGAAGTCAACGCCGGTCCCGGTTTGCTCATGCATCTGAAACCCTCGCGGGGAAATCCGCGTCCGGTGGGCGAAGCCATCGTCGCCCATTTGTTCGCCGCTGGCGAGAATGGCCGCATTCCCGTGGTCGGCATCACCGGCACCCACGGCAAAACGACTATTGCCCGTCTGGTGGCGCGCATCATCCACCTCAGCGGCAAGCATGTCGGTCTGGCCTGCGGCGATGGCCTGTACTTTGCCGAACGGCTGGCCGACAAGAGCAATTGCGCCACCTGGAACGCCGGTCGCCGCGTCCTGCTCAACCGCGCCGTGGAAGCCGCCGTCATTGAAAATGGCGCTGAATCCATCCTGAGCGACGGGCTGGCCTACGACCGCTGCCAGGTCGGCGTGATCGCCAACATCGGTTCCACCGTGAGCCTGCCGGAATACTATATTCACAACGCCGACGACATGGCCGCCAAGGTCAAGCGCACCCAGATCGACGTCGTCCTGCCAAGCGGCGTGGCCGTCCTCAACGCCGACGATACTCTCGTGGTCGGTCTGGCACCCTTATGCGACGGCGAAGTGCTGTATTTCGGCATAGACGGCAACGCAGCGGTCATTGCCGCCCATCTGGCAGAAGGAAAGCGCGCCGTCTTCGTGCGCGACGGCAGCATTATTCAGGCGACCGGTAAACAGGAAACCGTCCTGACCCGCATCGACGCCATTCCGCTGACGGCGGGCGGCACGGTCGATTTCCAGATCGAAAATGTACTGGCCGCCGTCGCCGCTGCCTGGGCGCTGGACTTGCCCGCCGATCTGATTCGCGCCGGCATAGAACTGTTCGGAACCGAACAGGCCGCCGAGCAAATCACCAAAAGTAAAATCCATGCAGTCTGA
- the cphA gene encoding cyanophycin synthetase has translation MDVSRIRVLRGPNLWSRHTAIEAIVSCGDSERAISDIAGFETRLRARFPQIGFLQPAGRTGDVSMAHALEVAALGLQAQAGCPVTFSRTVPTTEIGVYQVIVEYSEEAVGRLAFELAQQLCLAASANQSFDLLSALTSLRELDEDVRLGPSTGSIVQAALQRGIPYRRLTDGSMVQFGWGSKQHRIQAAETDATSAIAESIAQDKELTKMLLHAAGVPVPYGRVVSTAEDAWAAAEEIGSAVVVKPRDGNQGKGVGVNINTKQQVMAAFEVASHICSEIIVERYMPGHDYRLLVIGGNLIAAARRDPPQVIGDGVHTIRQLVDQVNSDPLRGDGHATALTKIRFDSIAVATLEKQSYHAESVPAHGVRIVLRNNANLSTGGSATDVTDDVHPELAARAIAAAQMVGLDICGVDVVCNSVHKPMEEQEGGIVEVNAAPGLRMHLNPSYGKGRAVGKAIVSTMFAEGDDGRIPVVAVAGTNGKTTTVRLIAHLLACRGLRVGMTNSDGVYVAGERIDTGDCSGPRSARNILFHPDVDAAVFETARGGVLREGLGFDRCQVAVVTNIGMGDHLGLSYISTVEDLAVVKRVVVENVAPTGFAVLNAADPMVAKMAASCTGAVIFFAIDQHLPIMAAHRAQGQRVVFLDGGDIVAIEGKKEQRIALSSVPLTRNGAISFQTENAMASLAAGWALGLPWETLRSGLASFVNDAATAPGRFNVFDYRGATLIADYGHNPDAILALVKAVDAMPAVRRSVVISGAGDRRDIDIRHQTEILGDAFDDVVLYQDQCQRGRPDGEVLGLLREGLKNARRTRHTEEINGEFLAIDTALARLAPGDLCLILIDQVEEALEHIAKRIKEA, from the coding sequence ATGGACGTCTCCCGTATCCGCGTTTTGCGCGGCCCCAACTTGTGGAGCCGGCATACGGCAATCGAAGCAATCGTTTCCTGCGGCGACAGTGAACGCGCCATCAGCGACATTGCAGGGTTCGAAACCCGGCTGCGCGCCCGCTTTCCGCAAATCGGTTTTCTGCAACCGGCCGGGCGCACTGGCGATGTCTCCATGGCGCATGCACTGGAAGTCGCCGCCCTCGGGCTGCAAGCACAAGCCGGCTGCCCGGTCACCTTCAGCCGCACCGTCCCCACGACGGAAATTGGGGTCTATCAGGTCATCGTCGAATACAGCGAAGAAGCCGTCGGTCGTCTGGCATTTGAACTGGCGCAGCAGCTTTGTCTGGCTGCCAGCGCCAACCAATCCTTCGACCTGCTTTCCGCACTGACCAGTCTGCGTGAACTCGACGAAGACGTCCGTCTCGGACCCAGCACCGGCTCGATCGTGCAGGCCGCTTTGCAGCGCGGCATTCCCTACCGTCGCCTGACCGACGGCAGCATGGTGCAATTTGGCTGGGGCAGCAAACAGCATCGCATCCAGGCGGCAGAAACCGATGCCACCAGCGCGATTGCAGAATCGATTGCGCAGGACAAAGAATTAACCAAGATGCTGCTGCACGCAGCTGGCGTGCCGGTGCCTTACGGACGCGTCGTCAGCACGGCCGAAGACGCCTGGGCCGCAGCGGAAGAAATCGGCAGCGCCGTGGTGGTCAAGCCGCGCGACGGTAATCAGGGCAAGGGTGTGGGAGTCAATATCAACACCAAACAGCAAGTGATGGCGGCCTTCGAGGTGGCGTCCCACATCTGCTCGGAGATCATCGTCGAGCGCTATATGCCCGGTCACGATTACCGCCTGCTGGTCATCGGCGGCAACCTGATCGCTGCCGCCCGTCGTGATCCGCCGCAAGTCATCGGTGACGGCGTGCATACCATCCGTCAGCTGGTCGATCAGGTCAACAGCGACCCCCTGCGCGGCGACGGTCATGCCACCGCTCTGACCAAGATTCGCTTCGATTCAATCGCCGTGGCGACTCTGGAAAAACAGAGCTACCACGCCGAATCGGTCCCGGCCCACGGTGTCCGTATCGTCCTGCGCAACAACGCCAACCTGAGTACCGGCGGTTCCGCCACCGACGTCACCGATGACGTTCATCCTGAACTGGCAGCGCGTGCGATTGCCGCGGCGCAAATGGTCGGACTGGACATCTGCGGCGTCGATGTGGTCTGCAACAGCGTCCACAAACCGATGGAAGAGCAGGAAGGCGGCATTGTCGAAGTCAATGCTGCGCCCGGCTTGCGCATGCATCTGAACCCGTCTTACGGCAAGGGGCGCGCCGTCGGCAAGGCCATCGTTTCCACCATGTTCGCAGAAGGCGATGACGGCCGCATTCCGGTGGTGGCAGTCGCCGGCACCAATGGCAAAACTACGACTGTACGTCTGATCGCGCATTTGCTGGCCTGTCGCGGCTTGCGCGTCGGCATGACCAATTCCGATGGCGTCTACGTCGCTGGCGAACGCATCGATACCGGCGATTGCAGCGGCCCGCGCAGCGCCCGCAATATCCTGTTCCATCCCGATGTCGATGCGGCGGTGTTTGAGACTGCACGCGGCGGCGTCTTGCGCGAAGGTCTGGGATTCGACCGTTGCCAGGTCGCTGTCGTGACCAATATCGGCATGGGCGACCATCTGGGACTGAGCTATATCAGTACCGTGGAAGATCTGGCCGTGGTCAAGCGGGTGGTAGTGGAAAACGTCGCTCCCACTGGCTTCGCCGTACTCAATGCGGCCGATCCTATGGTTGCCAAAATGGCCGCATCCTGCACTGGCGCAGTGATCTTCTTTGCCATCGACCAGCACCTGCCTATCATGGCCGCCCATCGCGCCCAGGGTCAGCGCGTGGTATTCCTCGACGGCGGTGATATCGTCGCCATCGAAGGCAAGAAGGAACAACGTATCGCCCTGTCATCGGTTCCGCTCACGCGCAACGGCGCGATCAGCTTCCAGACTGAAAATGCCATGGCGTCACTGGCGGCCGGATGGGCGCTTGGTTTGCCATGGGAAACGCTGCGCAGCGGTCTGGCCAGCTTCGTCAACGATGCGGCGACTGCGCCGGGACGTTTCAACGTCTTCGACTACCGCGGGGCGACCCTGATTGCCGACTACGGCCACAATCCCGATGCCATCCTGGCGCTGGTCAAGGCGGTCGATGCCATGCCGGCAGTGCGTCGTTCCGTCGTCATCAGCGGTGCCGGCGACCGGCGCGATATCGATATCCGGCATCAGACCGAAATCCTCGGCGACGCCTTCGACGATGTGGTGCTGTATCAGGATCAATGCCAGCGCGGCCGTCCTGACGGCGAAGTGCTGGGGCTGTTGCGCGAAGGTCTGAAGAATGCGCGCCGCACCCGCCATACGGAAGAAATCAATGGCGAATTCCTTGCCATCGATACCGCTCTGGCGCGACTGGCACCGGGCGATCTGTGCCTGATTCTGATCGATCAGGTCGAAGAGGCGCTGGAACATATCGCAAAGCGGATAAAGGAAGCGTAA
- a CDS encoding EAL domain-containing protein has product MKFEKILVVEDEPVVALDLQQTLEDMGHQVCAIRSTREGAIEAVEQYHPSLVLMDIHLQGSGDGIDACAAIYQQWQLPVIFLTAYADGKTVDRAAACKPFGYLMKPYQTNELHAVMQIARSRHDVEMSLIKSEARLALAIEAAELGAWEWESKLDRIKGDTRFLGMWGNTLSPFSAGLASLFERIHPEDRPQVEAHFEIMGFFNCCFRAQRDSGDYAWLEMYGNLQNYGPGNQIVVGALRDVTQRKKTEESLRQASVVFATISEGIMILDESGKLISGNPAFFKLTGYVESELQGSSPRESLLTKRFGDPTYAEIAVMQEGVWSGEVTCRRKNGVTFSAWQQICAVRDGSGTPVHYVHLLSDLTGIQETEHQLLHLAYHDFLTKLPNRRLMLDRLKHAMSASARSGETGALLFIDLDDFKTLNDTQGHDAGDSLLEQVAARLLACVRESDTVARFGGDEFMVLLEQLSPALSDACLYTEMVGKKIVAALNRPYRLGSHEYHCSASVGATLFDGTRQKIDELIKQADISMYQSKKNGRNMLSFFDPDMQQSVNKRAGLEGELHKALENEQFQLHFQIQVNDSGRAVGAEALIRWMHPQRGVIQPNDFIPLAEETGLILPIGSWVLETACLQIQAWQQDEQTRDLVLAVNVSARQLRQPDFGDRVRMLVQCYAIAPKLLKLEITESMLLSNIEETIETMTMLKKAGIQFSLDDFGSGYSSLQYLKRLPLDQLKIDQSFVRDLASNQSDRTIIKTIITMAKNLNLEVIAEGVETEDQKNLLQGKGCNLFQGYLFGKPVAIDEFHASLRRLQVPPAI; this is encoded by the coding sequence ATGAAATTTGAAAAAATTCTGGTGGTGGAAGATGAGCCGGTAGTCGCCCTCGATTTGCAACAGACGCTGGAAGATATGGGGCATCAGGTATGCGCCATCCGCTCCACGCGGGAAGGCGCGATTGAAGCCGTGGAGCAGTACCACCCCAGTCTGGTGCTGATGGATATTCATTTGCAGGGAAGCGGCGACGGTATTGATGCCTGCGCGGCGATTTACCAGCAGTGGCAACTGCCCGTGATTTTTCTGACTGCCTATGCCGATGGAAAAACCGTTGATCGTGCTGCTGCCTGCAAGCCTTTCGGTTATCTGATGAAACCGTATCAGACGAATGAATTGCATGCCGTCATGCAGATTGCCCGATCGCGGCACGACGTCGAAATGTCCCTGATTAAATCCGAAGCGCGGCTGGCGCTGGCTATCGAAGCGGCCGAACTGGGGGCCTGGGAATGGGAATCGAAGCTCGACAGGATTAAAGGCGACACCCGGTTTTTAGGCATGTGGGGCAATACGCTGAGCCCGTTTTCTGCCGGTCTGGCTTCGCTGTTTGAGCGCATTCATCCTGAAGACCGGCCGCAAGTGGAAGCGCATTTTGAAATCATGGGATTTTTCAATTGCTGTTTCCGCGCCCAGCGCGATTCCGGCGACTACGCCTGGCTGGAAATGTACGGCAATCTGCAAAATTACGGTCCGGGAAATCAAATCGTCGTGGGTGCGCTCAGAGATGTGACGCAGCGCAAGAAAACCGAAGAAAGCCTGCGTCAGGCGAGCGTCGTTTTTGCGACCATATCCGAGGGCATCATGATCCTCGATGAATCCGGGAAGCTGATCTCGGGGAATCCGGCTTTTTTCAAACTGACCGGTTACGTGGAGAGCGAACTGCAGGGCTCTTCTCCGCGCGAATCGCTGCTGACCAAGCGCTTCGGCGATCCGACTTACGCCGAAATTGCCGTCATGCAAGAAGGTGTCTGGTCCGGCGAAGTGACCTGCCGCAGGAAAAATGGCGTCACTTTTTCCGCCTGGCAGCAGATCTGCGCCGTCCGGGATGGCTCAGGCACGCCGGTGCATTACGTCCATCTGCTGTCCGATCTGACCGGGATTCAGGAAACCGAACACCAGCTTTTGCATTTGGCTTATCACGACTTTTTGACCAAATTGCCGAATCGACGATTGATGCTCGATCGCCTGAAACACGCCATGTCTGCCAGTGCGCGAAGCGGGGAAACGGGCGCGCTGCTGTTCATTGATCTTGATGACTTCAAGACGCTCAACGACACCCAGGGACATGACGCCGGCGATTCCTTGCTGGAACAGGTCGCGGCACGTTTATTGGCCTGCGTCCGGGAGAGTGACACGGTTGCCCGCTTTGGCGGCGATGAATTCATGGTGCTGCTGGAACAATTGAGTCCAGCCCTGAGCGATGCCTGTCTGTATACGGAAATGGTCGGCAAGAAAATAGTCGCCGCTCTCAACCGCCCGTATCGACTGGGTTCCCATGAATACCACTGCTCCGCCAGTGTCGGTGCGACCTTGTTCGACGGTACCCGGCAGAAAATAGATGAATTGATCAAGCAGGCCGATATCTCCATGTATCAGTCAAAGAAAAACGGGCGCAATATGCTCAGTTTTTTCGATCCTGACATGCAGCAATCGGTCAATAAGCGCGCCGGGCTTGAGGGGGAGTTGCACAAGGCGCTTGAAAACGAGCAGTTCCAATTGCATTTTCAGATTCAGGTGAATGACAGCGGCAGGGCGGTCGGCGCGGAAGCACTGATCCGCTGGATGCACCCGCAACGGGGGGTGATTCAACCCAACGACTTTATTCCTCTGGCGGAAGAGACCGGTTTGATTCTGCCGATAGGAAGTTGGGTATTGGAAACTGCCTGTCTCCAGATTCAGGCCTGGCAACAAGACGAACAAACGCGGGACTTGGTATTGGCGGTCAATGTCAGCGCCCGGCAATTGCGTCAGCCTGATTTTGGCGATCGGGTCCGGATGTTGGTGCAGTGCTACGCTATTGCGCCCAAACTGCTGAAGCTGGAGATTACGGAAAGCATGCTGCTCTCCAACATCGAAGAAACGATTGAGACCATGACCATGCTGAAAAAAGCCGGCATTCAGTTCTCGCTGGATGACTTCGGTTCCGGTTATTCCTCCTTGCAATACCTCAAACGCTTGCCGCTGGATCAATTGAAAATTGATCAGTCTTTTGTGCGTGATCTTGCCAGCAATCAGAGTGACCGGACTATCATCAAAACGATTATTACGATGGCAAAAAATCTGAATCTGGAGGTCATTGCGGAGGGGGTGGAGACAGAGGATCAGAAAAATCTGTTACAGGGCAAAGGCTGCAACCTGTTTCAAGGCTATCTGTTTGGCAAACCGGTGGCGATTGATGAATTCCATGCCTCGTTGCGTCGCCTGCAGGTGCCGCCAGCGATCTAA